The Branchiostoma lanceolatum isolate klBraLanc5 chromosome 12, klBraLanc5.hap2, whole genome shotgun sequence DNA segment AATTGGATCTCGCAGCCTGGCATGGTCGCCCTCGCCGCTGTGACAACCCCTGAGGCTGGTGAAGACAACGAGTGCAGCAAGCAAACCAGGACTACCGGCTACGGGTGCGTCCGTCTGTGCGTCGAAAGCTACAACGATGTCAACTTTTCCCGGAAAATCGGTCCCATTTTTGCTGAGTCTGCAGCGGTAGGCTCGCAGCTGTTCAAGGCTCTGGTATCCTCTGTACCATCGGGAATTCCTTTCTATATCGACATTCCTCAACCAAACGAAAACGCCATGGAAATTGCCAGGGAAACCGGTTTAGAGTTGGTATTCGAGACGGCACGCATGTTTACTAAAGGCAGTGGAGGAGTCAAATGCAGCATGATCTACGGACTCACCACTTTAGAACTTGGTTAAAACTAAAATATGTCAATTCTGTGACATGCCATGTAACGTATGTATACTCTAGAACGGTATGCATGTATTATGATTATAGCTTAGGCAGGAAAGTTATGTTTTCCGTTGTGGTAAGGTGTTGACAgaatctgaaatatcaaaataagaCAAATAGAAACATTTTGGTCCTGAAAGAAGTCAAATTTGAGAGTATCAATTGATTCTTCCACACACAGAGAGGTTACGCTTAACAACAACTGAGCATcatttcatgaaaaaaagaaacaaaacttagACCAATTGCAAGAAGGAAAAGTTACACAATTGTATGAACTTAAACATTGTTACATATCGTGATCCTGATCACTGATACTGACACAATCAGAACTCTTTACAAACTTTCTTGACGCACGAATAATCAGGTGCACTGGCTAAGTGACAACGTCTGTATAATACTTTCTCAATTATCAAAAGAATTCGCAATGTATATACAAACATACCGCTGGATATATTTTAACATGGTCCAAAAATACACAAACTCAAAAATCAATTTCTACATTTCAATCAGAGATAGTGGTACAAATGGATTAATCTATAGTGTTTaaaatttttgttatttttacacCAACTCAGATATGGTAGGTCTAGAATTTGATATACTTTAAAAGTACATATTCACCAGGTATACACAAGTGTATAACTATGTAGAAATGAcgcatgtacaatgtcatgtcttgatttgcatatgcTGACATGACTTTTAACATAAAGCTCCTATTCCACTAGCAATTGAAGCAGGATATTTCACAAAATACATGTCACTTTGCTGGTTTTCTATACtctttgttcttgttttgttgtagCTCTTGTTTGTATGGTAGTGATGCTTCATGGCCATATGGCAGAATTCAAATGATGTTTAAGTCATGATCATCAATACTTCATtgcaataaaatgaaatgacaaaCTTTATTTTTGCATTTGAATTGAGAGTATACCTAGCATTCTGCTTTTGATGGAagtttttttaacaataaacTCGTTAGCTTCTTATcattgataacattttctgctccagaaatatgaagaaaagtatcatatatatacatatacatatcccTAAATCTATACAGTACAAACGACAGGAATGTAGAATTCAACGCTAGGTATGTCATTCATTTGCACAGTCAGTAACTTTTAGGGGGCCTGAGTGGTGAAAACGGCACTTCATGCTCATTGGGGGAAAAATAAACAATGACGTCGTAATAAGAATGACGCTGTGATTGAATGGCGTTTAAATGAGGTTATAATCTCTAGTAACCAGTGTTCATATCAGTATCATATCTCCCCTATTCCGGTTGTCCTTGAGCAATCCATTTATGGGATTGATGCTCTAGGTATAGGACAACCTGCTGTTCCAGTGTGACCCAAGGACGTTGTTAACGCTACATAGGTTTGGGTCCTAATGTAGGTCTTAAGTCtgttgacggacaaaaatgtcagcaaaatcatACATaccaaattatgcaaaataccACGGACACACCTTTTGGTAAAATATTGCAGTCTAAATCGAACTGTTGCAAGGCAATGCTACAGAGACATTGCATTTGTTCagatttttcatttccattctGGCCAGCACCCCTACAGTTGCAATGGTACACTCCTGACGCTTGCATTCTTTAGACTGAGGTAGTTACCTGACAGACGCCACTGAGTATTAGGTGAGTGTTGATTCTTAATCAAGGAAACGAAGCCTTTATAGCTATATCATGGCATAAGCCTATGCGGAATTTGTCCCTGGAATTTCCGATGACGGACTGATCAGCTTAGTCAAAGCTAAAAGTTGACTGATAAGGATACAAATGTAGGTACAGTACTGGCCTAGCTTCcattgtgtgtatatgtacGTTCGTGTGGCTGTATTATGTTATGTGAATGTGCtcttacatgtatgcatgataGAATGAATTTAAACTTTTTTTGTCTATTCTTTGGGGGTTGTGGTCCAAGGTATTTAGAAGGCTAACATGCACATGATTGATAAGAACCCCATGTGAGGAATTTTAAACATTGACCTGATTCTTAGACCGACGAGGGTACCATACATTCTAAAGACAACACGTCGCTTGTCTATTGTTTCATGGTTCCCTGCAATTACATTTTCAAGGTCGACGGAAGCCTACTCTTCAACATGTCTCAAGGACTACAATCTAAAGCCGCAGAATCAGAGACAGGCGACTCCTCTGCCACTTTCCGTGTCCGCCAAGTGACGTCCGTTTCGGAAGTGTGCCTTATGCTGGAGTGGGCAGCGGCCGAGGGATGGCACCCGGGCGTTTACGACGCAGAGAGCTCTTACCGACAGGATCCTACAGGTTTCTACCTGGCTGAGGTAGATGGTGTGCCCATAGGAGGAGCCTCGCTGGTTAAATATGAAGAACACTTCGCCTTTTTGGGCTATTTGATCACCAAGCCTTCATTCCGTGGTAAGGGCTATGCGAGGAGAATTATCGAGGCCATTTTGGAAGCACCAGGCATGTCTAACAGGAACATCGGATTAGACGGCATGACCCATTTGCAAGATACTTACAACAGGATACTTGGAGCCCAGTTTGCATGGAAAAACAGCAGATTTCGAGGGGTTGGCACCGACAGTTTCAAAGGCGTGAAACAAGACGACAACCCGGCGGCTCTTGTTCCTATTAAAGAGGTGGACTTCGAGCATCTTTGTGTATTTGATACGTTTGTGTTTGGCACGCCACGACCAACTTTTCTGAAGAGTTGGATATCGCAGCCTGGCATGGTCGCCTTCGCCGCTGTGACAACCACTGCGGCCGCCAGTGAAGACGACGAGTGCAGCAAGCAGACCAGGATTACCGGCTACGGGTGCATTCGTCTGTGCGTCGAAAGCTACAACGATGTCAACTTTTCCCGGAAAATCGGCCCCATTTTCGCTGAGTCTGCAGCGGTTGGCTCGCAGCTGTTTGCGGCTCTGGTTTCCACTGTACCATCGGGAACTCCCTTCTACATCGACATTCCTCATAATAACGAGAGCGCCATGGAGATTGCCAGGGAATCCAGTTTAGAGTTGGTATTTGAGACGGCACGTATGTTCACTAAAGGCGACGGAGGAGTCAAATGCAGCATGATCTACGGCCACACCACTTTAGAACTTGGTTAAAACTAAACTATGTCAATTCTAGATCTGTGACATGCCATGTAACGTATGTATACTCTAGAAGTCATACTTGCTGGGAATATATTGTACGGTATGATAACTTCAGCCAAGAATGTTTTTTTATAGCGTTAAGGTGTTGAAAGAATCTGAAGTATGAAGATAAGACACAAAAAGAAACCTTTTGGATCTGAAAGAAGTATATAGAGTCTTAATTGATATGGCCATGTAGACATGACACTTGATATAAACCAGGCATTCTTTCGTCAAAGAAACAAAGTTTCGACCTAGTGCAAGAAGCAATGTTACACAATTGTATGAACTTCAACATTGCTACATATCATGATCCTGGTAGCTGATACTGACACAATGAAAACTGTTTACAAACTTTACTTTATTGACGCACGAACAATCAGGTGCACGGGCTAAGTGGCAACATCTGTATGATACTTTCTTAATTACCAAAACAATTTATATTAatgtatacaaacatacaatacCGCTggatatatctatacatacacgTAGTTTAAATATACACCAAAAACTCAAAAATCTCTTTCTACATTTCATTCAGAGATAGTGGTACAAATGGAACCATCTATGTTTTCAAGATTTTGGTGATTTTTACATCAACTCAAATAAATATATAGTATGTCTAGAATTTGATATAACTTTATAAGTACATATTTTAGCAgatagatacacatgtacaatcatgtagaaaTTACTCAATATATAATATCATGTCTTATGCTGACATATGATTTAACACACTCCTACTCCACAAGCAATTGAAGTAAGACATTTCAGAAAATACATGTCGCTTTGCTGGTCTTCTATgctatttgtttttgttttgttgttgctgttgttgtttgtatggtaCCGAGGATTcataaatcatatatatatacatatatggcaGAATTCATATGATATATAAGCCATGAT contains these protein-coding regions:
- the LOC136445795 gene encoding holothin acyltransferase-like: MSQGLQSKAAESETGDSSATFRVRQVTSVSEVCLMLEWAAAEGWHPGVYDAESSYRQDPTGFYLAEVDGVPIGGASLVKYEEHFAFLGYLITKPSFRGKGYARRIIEAILEAPGMSNRNIGLDGMTHLQDTYNRILGAQFAWKNSRFRGVGTDSFKGVKQDDNPAALVPIKEVDFEHLCVFDTFVFGTPRPTFLKSWISQPGMVAFAAVTTTAAASEDDECSKQTRITGYGCIRLCVESYNDVNFSRKIGPIFAESAAVGSQLFAALVSTVPSGTPFYIDIPHNNESAMEIARESSLELVFETARMFTKGDGGVKCSMIYGHTTLELG